Proteins encoded by one window of Chloroflexota bacterium:
- a CDS encoding glycosyltransferase family 2 protein: MPESSLMKLIATILTKNESSHIVDCIESVNWADEVLVSDSFSDDNTVQLAQDAGATITQRPFDGWAGQRNAALDTAAELGADWVFFVDADERASPELAGEIRQVIEERPEAGWWIPRRNYIVGKLMNHGGFYPDYQLRLLQMGRGRYDPGRPVHEVVLLDGSDGHLTIPLTHYNYANWQQFHEKQGRYAAFEAQILSERGIKPRPHNFILQPLREFRRRYLTLQGYRDGLHGLKICLLLAFYYGFLPYWLMLREKPSAPMQE; the protein is encoded by the coding sequence ATGCCTGAGTCATCTCTGATGAAGCTGATAGCTACGATCCTCACCAAAAACGAATCGAGCCACATCGTCGACTGCATCGAAAGCGTGAACTGGGCCGATGAGGTTCTTGTATCCGATTCCTTCAGCGATGACAACACCGTTCAACTGGCCCAGGATGCCGGCGCGACAATCACACAGCGCCCTTTCGACGGCTGGGCCGGCCAGCGCAACGCCGCCCTGGATACGGCGGCTGAATTGGGAGCTGATTGGGTTTTTTTTGTCGACGCCGACGAACGGGCGTCCCCCGAATTGGCCGGGGAAATCAGGCAGGTCATCGAAGAAAGGCCGGAAGCCGGCTGGTGGATACCCCGGCGCAACTACATCGTGGGGAAACTGATGAACCACGGTGGGTTCTATCCCGACTACCAGCTGCGCCTGCTCCAGATGGGCCGGGGTCGCTACGATCCCGGGCGGCCCGTGCACGAAGTTGTTCTTCTCGACGGATCCGATGGCCATCTGACAATCCCCCTGACCCATTATAACTATGCGAACTGGCAGCAATTCCACGAAAAACAGGGGCGCTACGCCGCTTTCGAGGCCCAGATACTCAGCGAGCGCGGCATCAAGCCGCGCCCGCACAATTTCATCTTACAGCCATTGCGGGAGTTCCGTCGCCGCTACCTGACGCTGCAGGGCTACCGCGATGGCCTCCATGGACTGAAAATCTGTCTTCTGTTGGCCTTCTACTACGGCTTCCTTCCCTATTGGCTCATGCTCCGGGAAAAGCCTTCAGCCCCCATGCAGGAATGA
- a CDS encoding low molecular weight protein arginine phosphatase — MKQVLIVCTGNVCRSPMATGLLQQRLGESGLADQVSVSSAGVFGLDGAPASRPGVQVLAERGMDISGHRAHTVTADDMRDADLVLVMEEAHRRSLFYSYPNLLGKVFLYSEMAGEYDDIEDPYRQPKEEYAKTADELSRLLDQGYPEILRRLGLADS, encoded by the coding sequence GTGAAACAGGTGTTGATCGTATGCACAGGCAATGTCTGCCGGTCTCCGATGGCGACCGGATTACTGCAACAGCGGCTGGGAGAAAGTGGCCTGGCTGACCAGGTTAGCGTCAGTTCGGCGGGTGTTTTTGGCCTGGATGGTGCGCCGGCAAGTCGCCCGGGAGTGCAGGTGCTGGCTGAACGGGGTATGGACATCAGTGGCCACCGGGCTCATACCGTGACAGCCGACGATATGCGGGACGCCGATCTGGTGCTTGTCATGGAAGAGGCGCACCGCCGCAGCCTTTTTTACAGTTATCCAAATCTACTGGGCAAGGTTTTTCTGTACAGTGAAATGGCGGGCGAATATGATGATATCGAGGACCCCTATCGCCAGCCAAAAGAGGAATATGCCAAAACCGCCGACGAGCTCTCTCGGTTGCTCGACCAGGGCTATCCTGAGATACTGCGCCGGTTGGGCCTGGCCGACAGCTGA